The Lycium ferocissimum isolate CSIRO_LF1 chromosome 10, AGI_CSIRO_Lferr_CH_V1, whole genome shotgun sequence genome window below encodes:
- the LOC132034693 gene encoding uncharacterized protein LOC132034693: protein MSNLSKLEFVALDISGKNYLSWVLNVEIHLDSKGLGATITQGNTSSSQDKAKTMIFLRHHLDEGLKVEYLTVKDPLELWAGLKEKYDHIKVTVLPRARYEWIHLRLQDFKTVCDYNSTVYRITSQLKLRGDNITDEACVKRGFKKHADLISCLLVAEQHNTLLLKNHEARPTGTGPFPEPNVVAKTWPTERRQNNRGHNNERGCGKGKGRYNNRRDGGHHKRENNMGYQGNPSRSNCHRCGLQGQRKNECRSHEMVAVLYQNSFKRKANRGGASSRLMPGGVTHDFKE, encoded by the exons ATGTCGAATTTGTCGAAGCTTGAGTTTGTGGCACTTGATATCTCCGGAAAGAATTACCTATCATGGGTACTCAATGTTGAAATTCACCTAGACTCCAAAGGTCTTGGTGCCACTATTACTCAGGGTAATACATCATCGAGTCAGGACAAAGCGAAGACAATGATTTTCCTTCGTCATCATCTGGATGAAGGATTGAAGGTTGAATACCTGACAGTGAAAGATCCACTTGAATTGTGGGCTGGTTTGAAGGAAAAGTATGACCACATTAAGGTAACGGTATTGCCCAGGGCTCGTTATGAGTGGATTCACTTACGATTACAGGATTTTAAAACTGTATGTGATTATAACTCTACTGTTTATAGAATTACTTCCCAATTGAAGCTACGTGGGGATAATATAACTGACGAGG CATGCGTGAAGAGGGGTTTTAAAAAGCATGCTGATTTGATCTCATGTCTTCTTGTGGCTGAGCAGCATAATACccttttattgaaaaatcatgAAGCCCGTCCCACTGGAACTGGTCCATTCCCGGAACCGAATGTGGTAGCGAAGACATGGCCCACCGAAAGAAGACAAAATAATCGGGGCCATAATAATGAACGTGGGTGTGGCAAGGGCAAGGGACGATATAATAATCGTCGTGATGGTGGTCACCATAAAAGGGAGAACAATATGGGTTATCAAGGCAATCCTTCAAGGAGCAACTGTCATCGTTGTGGTTTGCAAGGTCAACGGAAAAATGAATGTCGTTCGCACGAAATGGTTGCCGTGCTTTATCAAAATTCCTTCAAAAGAAAGGCGAATAGAGGTGGTGCCTCTTCTCGCTTAATGCCCGGTGGAGTCACACATGACTTTAAAGAATGA